From Xiphophorus maculatus strain JP 163 A chromosome 12, X_maculatus-5.0-male, whole genome shotgun sequence, the proteins below share one genomic window:
- the LOC102235782 gene encoding DNA mismatch repair protein Msh3 isoform X3, producing the protein MPKSAKKPCTTQTSISRYFGGLSSSSRPQSGIKPNLAEHRLSRGKLKLSSGDEDGLPSKRTKLAVKDQQVEDVPCEPRPSQSVKEAKPTLSRGGGLCSSTLEKLKGFSCMADPFLRVIQDETKMDDRSGKSSNTRSSVSPSFPDSHQQISNILPGIEKERDYETQDRKEEEDPDLAATNQGFCLSKITKSGGGEGGKVAESPSDSSAPCRRSRSTYTPLEQQVLELKQQQKDVLLAVECGYKYRFFGEDAEIAAKELNITCHLDHNFMTCSIPTHRLFVHVRRLVSHGHKVGVVKQTETSALKASGTNRNALFSRQLSALYTKSTLVGEDVNPVCRVADVEEGGCADVVSDPPDSFLLCISENWDKVKKQLSVGVVAVQPSTGDVLLDCFPDGPSRSELESRILRINPVEVLVPSDLSEQTSKLLLSIANASAQTDDRVRVERRDSAEFEFTSAMNTVVKFYCHTPEKDSRSLSSVASFDSPVICCLGPLIQYLQEFNLEKVLRNESSFRHLSSESGGMKLSAATLRNLEILNNQTDGSVRGSLLWVLDHTHTPFGRRLLRKWVSQPLTEPQCIAERQDAVQEMMESDSITLNSIRSLLSHLPDLERGICSIYHGKSSTQEFFLICSSLSRLGLELQALLPAVQSQIRSSLLRSLLLDTPDLLAPAHGFLKVLNEKAAKSGNKTELFSDLSGFPMLQDRMSQIQSVLAEIQAHRKEVRLVLKAPALDYVTVSGQEFLIEVKNSLSSIVPPDWVKISSTKTVSRYHSPFLVERYKKLQQLREQLLLDCQREWTRFLDQFGEHYHTMKRAISHLATTDCLLSLAEVAKQGNYCRPKVCENNHQIMITDGRHPAIDLLMGEHSQYVPNHTALQDGGFGQHLQRPQHVHGRVDGGLRDHISSNRMLVGHPR; encoded by the exons TTGAAACTTTCCTCTGGTGATGAAGATGGGTTGCCATCAAAACGAACCAAACTGGCTGTGAAGGACCAACAGGTGGAAGACGTGCCGTGTGAGCCCAGACCTTCTCAGAGTGTTAAAG AGGCAAAGCCAACATTGAGCCGAGGAGGAGGTCTCTGCTCCTCTACTTTGGAGAAGCTGAAAGGTTTCTCCTGCATGGCTGATCCGTTTCTAAGGGTCATCCAGGATGAAACAAAGATGGATGACCGCAGCGGCAAAAGCTCTAATACGAGGAGTTCTGTTTCGCCTAGTTTTCCCGATTCTCATCAGCAAATCAGCAACATACTGCCTGGGATAGAGAAGGAGCGGGATTATGAAACACAGGATCGTAAAGAAGAAGAGGATCCAGACCTGGCTGCCACTAATCAG GGATTTTGCTTGTCTAAGATCACAAAGTCAGGAGGAGGGGAGGGAGGCAAGGTTGCAGAGTCACCGTCGGATTCCAGCGCCCCCTGCAGACGCTCCAGAAGCACATACACCCCCCTGGAGCAGCAAGTCCTGGAGctgaaacagcaacaaaagGATGTCCTGTTGGCAGTGGAATGTGGCTATAAATACAGGTTCTTTGGAGAAGATGCAGAG ATTGCTGCAAAAGAGCTGAACATAACTTGTCACCTGGATCATAACTTCATGACGTGCAGCATCCCGACTCATCGCCTGTTTGTTCACGTCAGGCGCCTGGTGTCTCATGGACACAAG GTTGGTGTtgtgaaacagacagaaacatctGCGCTGAAGGCGTCAGGGACCAACAGAAATGCTCTGTTCAGCCGTCAGCTCAGCGCGTTGTACACCAAGTCCACTCTGGTGGGAGAGG ACGTAAACCCGGTCTGCAGAGTGGCAGACGTGGAGGAGGGGGGCTGTGCTGACGTGGTGTCTGACCCTCCTGACAGCTTCCTGCTGTGTATCAGTGAGAACTGGGACAAAGTGAAGAAGCAGCTCTCCGTGGGGGTGGTG GCGGTCCAGCCCAGCACTGGAGACGTGTTGCTGGACTGTTTTCCTGATGGTCCGTCTCGCTCCGAGCTGGAGAGCCGTATCCTGAGGATAAACCCAGTGGAGGTTCTGGTGCCTTCGGATCTTTCAGAACAAACCTCCAAACTGCTGCTCAGTATCGCTAATGCCAG TGCTCAGACTGATGACCGAGTCAGAGTTGAGAGAAGGGACAGCGCTGAATTTGAGTTCACCTCCGCAATGAACACAGTCGTCAAATTCTACTGTCACACCCCGGAGAAAG acTCGCGCTCTCTGTCGAGTGTGGCCTCCTTCGACAGCCCGGTCATCTGCTGCCTGGGGCCGCTCATTCAGTACCTCCAAGAATTCAATCTGGAGAAGGTTCTTAGAAATGAAAG CTCATTTCGACATCTGTCCAGTGAATCAGGGGGAATGAAGCTGAGTGCTGCCACTCTCAGGAACCTGGAAATCCTCAATAATCAG ACAGATGGCAGTGTGAGGGGTAGTCTGTTGTGGGTGTTGGACCACACTCACACTCCGTTTGGACGGAGACTGCTGAGGAAGTGGGTCAGCCAGCCGCTCACAGAGCCGCA GTGTATAGCAGAAAGACAGGATGCTGTGCAGGAAATGATGGAGTCAGACTCAATAACTCTGAACTCCATCAGATCTCTTCTGTCACATTTGCCTGATCTGGAGAGAGGCATCTGCAGCATATATCATGGAAAG TCTTCCACGCAGGAGTTTTTCCTCATCTGTAGCAGTCTTTCTCGCCTTGGGCTGGAACTGCAGGCTCTTCTTCCAGCTGTCCAGTCGCAGATCCGCTCCTCGTTGCTCCGGAGCCTCTTATTGGACACTCCTGACCTACTGGCTCCGGCCCATGGCTTCCTCAAGGTGCTGAATGAGAAAGCAGCAAA GTCGGGGAATAAGACGGAGCTCTTCTCAGATTTGTCTGGCTTCCCGATGCTGCAGGACAGGATGAGCCAAATCCAGTCTGTCCTCGCTGAAATTCAAGCCCACCGCAAAGAGGTCCGGTTGGTGCTTAAGGCCCCTGCGCTCGATTACGTCACTGTTTCTGGACAGGAG TTTCTGATTGAGGTGAAGAACTCATTGTCATCAATCGTTCCACCTGACTGGgtcaaaatcagcag CACGAAGACTGTCAGCAGGTATCACTCTCCTTTCCTGGTTGAACGGTacaagaagctgcagcagctccgaGAGCAGCTGCTGCTAGACTGCCAGAGGGAGTGGACCCGATTTCTGGA tCAGTTTGGGGAGCACTACCACACCATGAAAAGAGCTATTAGTCACCTAGCAACCACGGACTGCCTCCTTTCATTGGCTGAGGTGGCCAAACAAGGGAATTATTGCAG GCCAAAGGTGTGTGAAAATAATCACCAGATAATGATCACTGATGGCAGACATCCTGCGATAGATTTATTGATGGGAGAGCACAGCCAGTATGTTCCCAACCACACTGCATTACAg GATGGGGGCTTCGGACAACATCTTCAAAGGCCGCAGCACGTTCATGGAAGAGTTGACGGAGGCCTCAGAGATCATATCTCAAGCAACAGAATGCTCGTTGGTCATCCTCGATGA